Proteins co-encoded in one endosymbiont 'TC1' of Trimyema compressum genomic window:
- the xdhC gene encoding xanthine dehydrogenase subunit XdhC — protein sequence MSKQITCVVNGRTHTLMVEAGESLLEMLRKRLELTGVKQGCGVGECGACSVIMDGSVVDSCIYLAVWADGKEITTIEGIQDENGGLSDLQSNFVEMGAIQCGFCTPGLVLSATAFLNNNPDPTREEIRRGLSGNLCRCTGYQKVLEAVEKTAEERNLGKN from the coding sequence ATGTCTAAACAAATTACTTGTGTTGTTAATGGGCGTACGCACACATTAATGGTTGAAGCAGGAGAATCTCTTCTTGAAATGTTGAGAAAACGCTTAGAGTTAACGGGAGTCAAACAAGGTTGTGGCGTTGGTGAATGTGGCGCATGTTCAGTTATTATGGATGGAAGTGTAGTTGATTCTTGTATTTATTTAGCTGTTTGGGCAGATGGAAAAGAAATTACAACTATTGAAGGTATTCAGGATGAAAATGGTGGGCTGTCAGATTTACAAAGTAATTTTGTAGAGATGGGTGCTATTCAGTGTGGCTTTTGCACACCGGGTTTAGTTCTATCAGCTACAGCATTTTTAAATAATAATCCAGATCCAACTCGTGAAGAAATTAGAAGAGGCTTATCGGGTAATCTTTGTCGTTGTACAGGGTATCAAAAAGTGTTAGAAGCTGTAGAAAAAACGGCAGAAGAAAGAAATCTTGGAAAAAATTAA
- a CDS encoding molybdopterin-dependent oxidoreductase → MIETKFIVNGESITANVDEKETLLNYLRNELNLFGAKNGCNKAQCGACTVLIDGDAKRSCTVRMSKVEGKTIETIENLSKNGKLHPVQIGFIHTGAIQCGFCTPGFIMAAKGLLDKNLNPTEEEIRTALKFNICRCTGYVAIIDAVNMTAKILRGEPVEYLPEEGGMGVSVVGKDAYAKATGLPIYADDKEFPEMLYGKVLYTEYPYAIVKKIDTSKAEEAEGVVKVITAKDIPGRKTFGLLNPHQRVMVEEGDTALYMGESVATVFAETLALAEAATKLIEVEYEELEGVYTIEDALKENKAVLHKDKAISSHTKIRRGDTEKAFKECDVIVEAAFKVPPVEHAYMEPEACVTKYNDKGQLIVFMSHQGAYDMRNQFMQTLDLTPEQIIINTTPAGGGFGGKEEPLIHLHCALGTMYTKKPCKVVMTREESIAASTKRHGENIKMKYGCKNDGTFYAFEGRADVNGGAYDSLGGPVVFRSGVVMNGPYEVPFAHTDSIGHYTNTPPGGAFRGFGSTQVTFGAEILVDMMAEKLGMDPADLRIKNALKEGRQGITGQTMETGIGLTECIQKVSKRLAEIKDDYKPSGENKKIGIGIACSYKNVGIGIGLKDGAGAALELTQEGTILLKHGAASIGQGPDTTMALIASEASGIPYSSIDVINNITPICPDGEETTASRQTFVTGNATKAVAEQFDSALRREIEKHFSIKASDVKYVKDGFKSKSDGKTYTFKELVGKTGPMELEYEYIPPQTSPLAEDNTPKEGDIPVNYKIHYSYTYATHGVILEADEITGEYKVLKVIAAQDLGKAVHPLQSKGQVEGGVAMGLGYGQSEEFVTNKGRIVTDNLAKLKVPKITDMPDIEIILVEEPQIEGPFGAKGMGELPVNPVAPAISNALFNALGVRMCELPITKEKVKAALDAK, encoded by the coding sequence ATGATTGAAACAAAATTTATTGTGAATGGGGAAAGTATTACAGCGAATGTAGACGAAAAAGAAACATTGCTTAATTATTTAAGAAATGAACTAAATTTATTCGGTGCTAAAAATGGCTGTAATAAAGCTCAATGTGGCGCTTGTACAGTGCTTATTGATGGTGATGCAAAGCGATCATGCACAGTGAGAATGAGCAAGGTCGAAGGCAAAACTATTGAGACTATTGAAAATTTATCTAAAAATGGTAAACTGCATCCTGTACAAATTGGTTTTATTCACACAGGTGCTATTCAATGTGGCTTTTGTACTCCAGGCTTTATTATGGCAGCAAAAGGATTACTGGATAAAAATCTTAATCCAACAGAAGAGGAAATCAGAACTGCTTTGAAATTTAATATTTGTCGTTGTACTGGATATGTAGCAATTATTGATGCAGTCAATATGACAGCTAAAATTCTTAGAGGAGAACCAGTAGAGTATTTACCAGAAGAAGGTGGTATGGGTGTATCTGTAGTAGGTAAAGATGCTTATGCTAAAGCAACAGGATTACCTATTTATGCAGATGATAAAGAGTTTCCGGAAATGCTTTATGGTAAGGTTCTCTATACTGAATATCCTTATGCTATTGTTAAAAAAATTGACACATCAAAAGCTGAAGAAGCTGAAGGCGTTGTAAAAGTAATAACAGCTAAAGATATTCCTGGTAGAAAAACCTTTGGATTATTAAACCCTCATCAACGTGTAATGGTTGAAGAAGGCGATACAGCTCTCTATATGGGAGAGTCTGTAGCAACAGTTTTTGCAGAAACATTAGCACTTGCTGAAGCAGCAACTAAACTAATTGAAGTTGAGTATGAGGAATTAGAAGGGGTCTATACTATTGAAGATGCTTTAAAAGAGAATAAAGCTGTTCTGCACAAAGATAAAGCTATTTCTAGTCATACTAAAATTCGTAGAGGCGACACAGAAAAAGCTTTTAAAGAATGCGATGTTATTGTAGAAGCTGCTTTTAAGGTTCCGCCAGTAGAACACGCTTATATGGAACCTGAGGCTTGTGTTACTAAATATAATGATAAAGGTCAACTTATTGTATTTATGTCTCATCAAGGGGCATATGATATGCGAAATCAATTTATGCAAACCCTTGATTTAACACCTGAACAAATTATTATAAATACAACACCAGCAGGTGGTGGATTTGGCGGAAAAGAGGAACCATTAATTCATTTACACTGTGCTCTTGGAACCATGTATACTAAAAAACCATGTAAGGTTGTAATGACTAGAGAAGAGTCTATTGCTGCTTCTACTAAGAGACATGGTGAAAATATAAAAATGAAGTACGGTTGTAAAAATGATGGTACTTTCTATGCATTTGAAGGAAGAGCAGATGTTAATGGTGGTGCTTATGATTCTTTAGGTGGACCTGTTGTATTCCGTTCAGGGGTTGTAATGAATGGGCCTTACGAGGTTCCTTTTGCCCATACAGATAGTATTGGTCATTATACTAATACACCTCCAGGTGGAGCTTTTAGAGGCTTTGGTAGTACGCAAGTAACATTTGGTGCTGAAATCCTAGTGGATATGATGGCTGAAAAATTAGGTATGGATCCAGCAGATCTTAGAATTAAGAATGCGCTAAAAGAAGGTCGCCAAGGTATTACAGGACAAACTATGGAAACTGGTATTGGCTTAACTGAGTGTATTCAAAAAGTAAGTAAGCGCTTAGCTGAAATTAAAGATGATTATAAGCCAAGTGGTGAAAATAAAAAAATTGGTATTGGTATTGCCTGTTCCTATAAGAATGTCGGTATTGGTATTGGTTTAAAAGATGGTGCAGGAGCGGCCTTAGAGCTGACTCAAGAAGGTACCATTCTCTTAAAACATGGTGCCGCTTCTATTGGTCAAGGGCCAGACACAACAATGGCTTTAATTGCTTCTGAAGCATCTGGTATTCCTTATAGCTCTATTGATGTAATTAATAATATCACACCAATTTGCCCTGATGGTGAGGAAACCACTGCTTCAAGACAGACTTTTGTGACAGGTAATGCAACTAAAGCAGTTGCAGAGCAATTTGACAGTGCATTGAGACGTGAAATAGAGAAGCATTTTAGCATTAAAGCTAGTGATGTTAAATACGTTAAAGATGGTTTTAAAAGTAAAAGCGATGGAAAAACATATACCTTTAAAGAACTTGTTGGGAAAACAGGCCCTATGGAATTAGAATATGAATACATTCCACCACAAACAAGCCCATTAGCTGAAGATAATACGCCTAAAGAAGGAGATATCCCAGTTAATTATAAAATTCACTATTCTTATACTTATGCTACTCATGGCGTTATTCTAGAAGCAGATGAAATTACTGGTGAGTATAAGGTGTTGAAAGTAATTGCGGCGCAAGACTTAGGTAAAGCCGTTCATCCTTTACAGTCTAAAGGACAAGTAGAGGGTGGTGTTGCAATGGGACTTGGCTACGGACAAAGTGAGGAATTTGTAACTAATAAAGGTAGAATTGTTACAGATAATTTAGCAAAGCTAAAAGTGCCGAAAATTACAGATATGCCTGATATTGAGATTATTCTAGTTGAAGAACCTCAAATTGAAGGACCTTTTGGAGCAAAAGGCATGGGAGAATTACCTGTTAACCCTGTTGCACCAGCTATATCTAATGCTCTATTTAATGCATTAGGTGTTCGTATGTGTGAGTTGCCTATTACTAAAGAAAAAGTAAAGGCTGCTCTAGACGCAAAATAA
- a CDS encoding DUF2752 domain-containing protein: MNKLLNMVSPSCGVTRSFSSLVHGDIGDSYYYNPYFTLFLGPMSFLVMIQGAWTFVMRRVKKDNRISLMDALFEQVFRGLKEKGGK; encoded by the coding sequence TTGAACAAGCTTTTAAATATGGTTTCTCCAAGTTGTGGAGTGACCCGCTCCTTTTCATCTCTAGTACATGGGGATATTGGGGATTCCTATTATTATAATCCGTACTTTACATTATTTTTAGGTCCTATGTCTTTTTTAGTGATGATTCAAGGTGCTTGGACATTTGTAATGAGAAGAGTAAAAAAAGATAATAGAATCTCTTTAATGGATGCTCTTTTTGAACAGGTCTTCAGAGGCTTAAAAGAAAAAGGTGGTAAATAA
- the tuf gene encoding elongation factor Tu yields the protein MSKAKFERNKPHVNIGTIGHVDHGKTTLTAAITNTLATTGGSEARAYDQIDNAPEERERGITINTSHVEYETENRHYAHVDCPGHADYVKNMITGAAQMDGAILVVSAADGPMPQTREHILLAKQVGVPYIVVFLNKEDQVDDPELLELVEMEVRELLSDNDFDGDNAPVVTGSALKALEEGDGTRENKWSGKIWELMDAVDAYIPTPERATDKPFLMPIEDVFTITGRGTVATGRVERGIVKVGDEIEIVGLQDKATKSTVTGVEMFRKLLDQAEAGDNIGALLRGIERSDIERGQVLAKPGSINPHKNFEGQVYILTKEEGGRHTPFFNGYRPQFYFRTTDVTGMAELPEGIEMVMPGDDVELKVELITPIAIEEGLHFAIREGGRTVGAGVVSKVLAD from the coding sequence ATGTCAAAAGCAAAATTTGAAAGAAACAAACCCCATGTAAACATAGGAACAATTGGTCACGTAGACCATGGTAAAACAACATTAACAGCAGCAATAACCAACACGTTAGCAACAACAGGAGGATCTGAAGCGAGAGCTTATGATCAGATTGACAATGCACCGGAAGAAAGAGAAAGAGGTATTACAATTAATACTTCACACGTAGAGTATGAAACAGAGAACAGACACTATGCACATGTAGACTGCCCAGGTCACGCAGACTATGTAAAGAATATGATAACAGGAGCAGCACAAATGGACGGAGCGATTTTAGTAGTAAGTGCAGCAGATGGTCCGATGCCACAAACAAGAGAGCATATTCTATTAGCGAAACAAGTCGGGGTACCATACATAGTAGTATTCTTAAATAAAGAAGATCAAGTAGACGATCCAGAATTACTAGAATTAGTAGAGATGGAAGTAAGGGAGCTACTAAGCGACAACGACTTTGACGGAGATAATGCACCAGTAGTAACAGGTTCAGCATTAAAAGCGTTAGAAGAAGGAGACGGAACAAGAGAGAACAAATGGTCTGGAAAGATTTGGGAATTAATGGATGCAGTAGATGCATACATTCCAACGCCAGAGAGAGCAACAGACAAGCCATTTTTAATGCCAATTGAGGATGTGTTCACTATTACAGGAAGAGGAACAGTAGCAACAGGCAGAGTAGAGAGAGGCATCGTAAAAGTAGGAGATGAAATTGAGATTGTAGGCTTACAAGATAAGGCAACAAAATCAACAGTAACAGGTGTAGAAATGTTTAGAAAGCTATTAGACCAAGCAGAAGCAGGGGATAATATTGGCGCATTACTAAGAGGCATTGAGCGTTCAGACATAGAGAGAGGACAAGTATTAGCAAAGCCGGGAAGTATTAATCCACACAAGAATTTTGAAGGACAAGTATACATCTTAACAAAAGAAGAAGGTGGCAGACACACTCCGTTTTTCAATGGATACAGACCCCAATTTTACTTTAGAACAACAGACGTAACAGGAATGGCAGAATTACCAGAAGGAATAGAAATGGTAATGCCAGGAGATGACGTAGAGTTAAAAGTAGAATTAATAACGCCAATTGCGATTGAAGAAGGCTTACATTTTGCTATAAGAGAAGGTGGCAGAACAGTAGGAGCTGGTGTTGTAAGTAAAGTACTTGCTGACTAA
- a CDS encoding DUF2085 domain-containing protein has protein sequence MKEVGRKLYESFFYLCGKLGCHQMPNRSFYIKGYQLPLCARCTGVVLGYLVGLILGIFVSPPMWFAAILLLPMGIDWGLQTALKKDSTNNRRLLVGLLGGIGIIIFL, from the coding sequence ATGAAAGAAGTAGGACGAAAATTATATGAAAGCTTTTTTTATCTTTGTGGCAAGTTAGGTTGTCATCAAATGCCTAATAGAAGCTTTTATATTAAAGGATATCAACTGCCTCTTTGTGCAAGGTGTACAGGTGTTGTACTGGGATATTTAGTTGGTTTGATTTTAGGAATTTTTGTTTCACCACCTATGTGGTTTGCAGCTATATTACTGTTGCCAATGGGAATTGATTGGGGTTTACAGACTGCTCTAAAAAAAGACTCGACTAATAATAGACGCCTTTTAGTAGGATTGTTAGGTGGCATTGGCATTATCATTTTTTTGTAA
- a CDS encoding DUF5362 family protein produces the protein MGFSKWGNIYGVLAIVSGALTCLTIIGAIIGVPVIFA, from the coding sequence ATTGGTTTTTCAAAATGGGGTAATATTTATGGTGTTTTAGCAATTGTTTCGGGAGCTTTAACTTGCTTGACAATTATTGGTGCTATTATAGGCGTTCCTGTGATTTTTGCATGA
- a CDS encoding phage tail protein: MIYEVDYKNISTIGLDTSLFATALAGLRANEARYLMNKYKHKFTVISAEKSPNTLNYVNKILKEERNIEFQAKPFETSQFEVNNMKMAYIFYESGLEVNVMYSIDEAKKRAVGFKLSEGMEIPKELEGKFKFARQKSKLAGTIRGSFFVIKGEY, from the coding sequence ATGATTTATGAAGTGGATTATAAGAATATCTCAACAATAGGATTAGACACCTCACTCTTTGCAACAGCTCTTGCAGGCTTAAGAGCAAATGAAGCCCGTTACCTAATGAATAAATACAAACATAAATTTACTGTAATCTCGGCAGAAAAAAGTCCAAATACCCTGAATTATGTAAATAAGATATTAAAAGAGGAACGAAATATTGAATTTCAAGCAAAACCCTTCGAAACATCACAATTTGAAGTTAATAACATGAAAATGGCCTATATCTTTTATGAAAGCGGCCTTGAAGTTAATGTAATGTACTCAATTGATGAAGCTAAAAAGCGAGCTGTTGGTTTCAAGCTATCTGAAGGTATGGAAATCCCTAAAGAATTAGAAGGCAAATTTAAGTTTGCTAGACAAAAATCTAAACTTGCAGGCACAATTAGAGGATCTTTTTTTGTAATTAAGGGAGAATATTAA
- the rpmG gene encoding 50S ribosomal protein L33 → MRVGITLECTECKNRNYQTKKNKKNTTDRLELKKYCKTCKGHTVHKETK, encoded by the coding sequence ATGAGAGTAGGCATTACCTTAGAATGCACAGAGTGCAAAAATAGGAATTATCAAACAAAGAAGAACAAAAAAAATACTACTGATCGTTTAGAGTTAAAGAAGTATTGCAAAACTTGTAAAGGTCATACTGTGCATAAAGAAACTAAGTAA
- the secE gene encoding preprotein translocase subunit SecE gives MAAKSEKKKKNNIFKGMLKELKKVTWPTKKELAVYSVVVIVAVIIFTIIVGIYDLGLSKLMELILSLGK, from the coding sequence ATGGCAGCGAAAAGTGAAAAGAAAAAAAAGAATAATATTTTTAAAGGTATGCTTAAGGAACTGAAAAAAGTAACTTGGCCTACTAAAAAAGAATTGGCGGTTTATTCTGTCGTAGTTATTGTTGCAGTAATTATCTTTACGATAATTGTTGGCATTTATGACTTAGGTTTATCTAAACTCATGGAATTAATTTTGAGTTTGGGTAAATAG
- the nusG gene encoding transcription termination/antitermination protein NusG, with protein sequence MENEKKWYVVHIYSGYEKKVQTNLEKRIETTGMQDKIFTILIPEEEVQVKDGVKKTVVKKVYPGYVLVEMIMTDDSWYIVRNTPGVTGFVGAGSKPVPLEDYEVEKIFKLMGLKKQSLRFDVNVGDKIQVTEGPFEDFMGTITAIDMDKGKIHVLVSMFGRETPLELDFDQIREIE encoded by the coding sequence ATGGAAAACGAAAAAAAATGGTATGTGGTGCATATCTATTCTGGTTATGAAAAGAAAGTGCAAACTAACTTGGAGAAAAGAATAGAGACCACAGGCATGCAAGATAAAATATTTACAATTTTGATTCCTGAAGAAGAAGTTCAGGTAAAGGATGGCGTGAAGAAAACAGTCGTTAAGAAGGTTTATCCAGGTTATGTTTTAGTTGAAATGATTATGACTGATGATTCTTGGTATATTGTTAGAAATACACCAGGGGTTACAGGGTTCGTAGGGGCTGGTTCAAAGCCTGTTCCTCTTGAAGACTATGAAGTTGAGAAAATATTTAAACTAATGGGTCTTAAAAAGCAATCCCTTCGCTTCGATGTGAATGTTGGAGATAAAATCCAAGTTACAGAAGGACCTTTTGAAGATTTTATGGGTACAATTACAGCTATCGACATGGACAAAGGGAAAATTCATGTACTTGTGTCTATGTTTGGAAGAGAAACTCCGTTGGAGTTAGATTTTGATCAAATAAGAGAAATCGAATAG
- the rplK gene encoding 50S ribosomal protein L11, giving the protein MAKKVISLIKLQVKGGQANPAPPVGTALGPHGVNIMSFCKEFNEKTQQQNGTVIPVVITVYEDRSFSFIMKTPPAPVLLKKAAGIEKASGVPNREKVGKVTKAQVKEIAEYKLPDLNAADIDAAMRIIEGTARSMGITVEE; this is encoded by the coding sequence ATGGCAAAGAAAGTAATTAGCTTAATTAAGTTGCAAGTTAAGGGAGGGCAAGCGAATCCGGCACCTCCAGTAGGTACTGCATTAGGACCTCATGGTGTTAATATCATGTCATTCTGCAAAGAGTTTAATGAGAAAACACAGCAACAAAATGGCACAGTTATTCCTGTAGTTATTACTGTTTATGAAGACAGATCATTTTCATTTATAATGAAAACACCACCAGCGCCAGTTCTTTTAAAGAAAGCAGCTGGTATTGAAAAAGCTTCTGGCGTACCAAACCGTGAAAAAGTTGGTAAAGTTACTAAAGCACAGGTTAAGGAAATTGCAGAATACAAACTACCTGACTTAAATGCTGCAGACATTGATGCTGCTATGCGCATCATTGAAGGCACAGCAAGAAGTATGGGAATTACAGTAGAAGAATAA
- the rplA gene encoding 50S ribosomal protein L1, with translation MPKVGKRFKAASEKVDSEKYYDIKEAVALVKETATAKFDETIEANVRLGVDPRHADQQVRATVIMPHGTGKSHKILVFARGEKEKEALDAGAEYAGLDELATKIQGGWMDFDVVVATPDTMAIVGKLGKVLGPRGLMPNPKTGTVTQDVAKAIEEIKAGKIEFRVDKGGILHVGFAKASFDSDKIEENFKVFMEAVVKVKPSSAKGVYLKNITIKSTMGPGIKIDPSVIAK, from the coding sequence ATGCCTAAAGTAGGTAAGCGCTTTAAAGCGGCAAGTGAAAAAGTAGATAGTGAGAAATACTATGACATCAAAGAAGCTGTTGCGTTAGTTAAAGAGACAGCAACTGCTAAGTTTGATGAAACCATTGAGGCTAATGTTCGTTTAGGAGTAGATCCACGTCATGCAGATCAACAAGTAAGAGCTACTGTTATAATGCCTCATGGAACAGGAAAAAGTCATAAGATTTTAGTTTTTGCTAGAGGCGAAAAAGAAAAAGAAGCATTGGATGCTGGCGCAGAATATGCAGGACTTGATGAACTAGCAACTAAAATCCAAGGTGGCTGGATGGATTTTGATGTTGTTGTAGCAACACCGGATACAATGGCTATAGTAGGTAAACTTGGTAAAGTATTAGGTCCAAGAGGTTTAATGCCTAACCCTAAGACAGGTACTGTAACCCAAGACGTTGCAAAAGCAATTGAGGAAATTAAAGCCGGTAAAATAGAATTTCGCGTAGATAAAGGCGGTATTCTTCATGTGGGATTTGCAAAAGCTTCTTTTGATTCCGACAAAATTGAAGAAAACTTCAAGGTATTTATGGAAGCAGTAGTAAAGGTTAAGCCTTCTTCAGCAAAAGGCGTATACTTGAAGAACATTACCATTAAATCTACAATGGGACCTGGAATCAAAATTGATCCATCTGTCATTGCGAAATAA
- the rplJ gene encoding 50S ribosomal protein L10, translated as MQLGFFIIVNKEVYHLKPAIEKKQVVVSEIKERLDSATSVVVADYRGLSVEEATELRKQLREAGVDFKVLKNTLVKRACNDAGIEGLEDVLKGPTAIAFSEDAVAPSKILFDFAKSHKLLEIKGGLLEGKAVEIAQLKALAMLPSKEALLSQVAGAFAAPMQTMASLFAAPIRDLVGVVNAVKEKKEQAS; from the coding sequence ATGCAGTTAGGGTTTTTTATTATTGTGAATAAGGAGGTGTACCACTTGAAACCAGCAATTGAGAAAAAACAAGTCGTTGTTTCTGAGATTAAGGAAAGATTAGATAGTGCAACATCTGTTGTTGTTGCTGACTATAGAGGACTTAGTGTTGAAGAAGCTACTGAGTTAAGAAAACAATTGAGAGAAGCAGGCGTTGATTTTAAAGTTCTTAAGAATACATTAGTAAAGAGAGCTTGTAATGACGCTGGCATTGAAGGATTAGAAGATGTTTTAAAGGGACCAACAGCTATTGCTTTTAGTGAAGATGCTGTGGCACCATCAAAAATATTATTTGATTTTGCAAAAAGTCATAAACTACTGGAAATTAAAGGTGGTTTACTAGAGGGTAAGGCTGTAGAAATTGCTCAGCTTAAAGCCTTAGCAATGCTTCCTTCTAAGGAAGCATTGCTAAGCCAAGTTGCAGGCGCTTTTGCGGCACCAATGCAAACAATGGCTTCATTATTTGCAGCACCAATAAGAGATTTAGTTGGCGTTGTAAATGCAGTTAAAGAAAAGAAAGAACAAGCATCCTAA
- the rplL gene encoding 50S ribosomal protein L7/L12 produces MSKIQEVIDIVKEMSVLELSELVKTFKEEFGVSAAAPVAVVAAAPVAGGAAEEEKSEFDVVLADIGGNKIAVIKAVRDLTGLGLKEAKELVEGAPSPVKEGANKEVAEEAKAKLEEAGAKVELK; encoded by the coding sequence ATGAGTAAAATTCAAGAAGTAATTGATATTGTAAAAGAAATGAGCGTTTTAGAATTAAGCGAACTAGTAAAAACATTTAAAGAGGAGTTTGGTGTATCAGCAGCAGCTCCAGTAGCAGTAGTAGCAGCAGCTCCAGTAGCAGGCGGTGCAGCTGAAGAAGAAAAATCTGAATTTGATGTTGTTTTAGCTGACATTGGTGGAAACAAAATAGCTGTTATTAAAGCAGTTAGAGATTTAACAGGTTTAGGATTAAAAGAAGCTAAAGAATTAGTTGAAGGTGCTCCGAGCCCAGTAAAAGAAGGCGCTAACAAAGAAGTAGCTGAAGAAGCTAAAGCTAAATTAGAAGAAGCTGGCGCTAAAGTAGAATTAAAATAA